Proteins encoded within one genomic window of Argiope bruennichi chromosome 7, qqArgBrue1.1, whole genome shotgun sequence:
- the LOC129975324 gene encoding fibropellin-1-like, which translates to MTCRAGSKIDPCSSGPCLNDGSCTVNGNSFKCTCLNPFFGDRCENDPCSSSPCLNNGSCTVNGNSFKCTCLNPFFGDRCENDPCSSSPCLNNGSCTVNGNSFKCTCLNPFFGDRCENDPCTDHPCENGGLCVLTGNSFKCVCESPYFGNNCEKDPCTDNPCENGGSCMLLGNSFKCVCESPYFGNNCEKDPCTDNPCENGGSCMLLGNSFKCVCESPYFGNNCEKDPCTDNPCENGGSCMLLGNSFKCVCESPYFGNNCEKDPCTANPCENGGSCMLLGNSFKCVCKPPYFGNNCEKDPCTDNPCENGGSCMLLGNSFKCVCESPYFGNNCEKDPCTDNPCENGGSCMLLGNSFKCVCKPPYFGNNCEKDPCTTNPCQNGGICTLYGTSFLCHCRIPYSGALCENIICNDDVCVNGKCETLGQYYRCRCDAGFTGLRCEDRIPTKSDKQVFWQIIQTSIMFYVLILLSLIFGLLLLKKK; encoded by the exons ATGACATGTCGTGCGGGATCAAaa ATAGATCCTTGTTCATCGGGTCCTTGTCTCAACGATGGTAGCTGTACTGTCAACGGAAACAGTTTTAAGTGCACCTGTCTAAATCCATTCTTTGGAGACAGATGCGAAAATG ATCCTTGTTCATCGAGTCCTTGTCTGAACAATGGTAGTTGTACGGTCAACGGAAACAGTTTCAAGTGCACCTGCCTAAATCCATTCTTTGGAGACAGATGCGAAAATG ATCCTTGTTCATCGAGTCCTTGTCTGAACAATGGTAGCTGCACTGTCAACGGAAACAGTTTTAAGTGCACCTGCCTAAATCCATTCTTTGGAGACAGATGCGAAAATG ATCCGTGTACAGATCATCCTTGTGAAAATGGAGGTTTGTGTGTCCTGACGGGTAACTCATTCAAATGTGTCTGCGAGTCACCGTATTTCGGCAACAATTGCGAGAAAG ATCCATGCACAGATAATCCTTGTGAGAATGGTGGATCATGCATGTTGTTGGGTAACTCATTCAAATGTGTCTGCGAGTCACCGTATTTCGGCAATAATTGCGAGAAAG ATCCATGCACAGATAATCCTTGTGAGAATGGTGGATCATGCATGTTGTTGGGTAACTCATTCAAATGTGTCTGCGAGTCACCGTATTTCGGCAACAATTGCGAGAAAG ATCCATGCACAGATAATCCTTGTGAGAATGGTGGATCATGCATGTTGTTGGGTAACTCATTCAAATGTGTCTGCGAGTCACCGTATTTCGGCAATAATTGCGAGAAAG ATCCATGCACAGCTAATCCTTGTGAGAATGGTGGATCATGCATGTTGTTGGGTAACTCATTCAAATGTGTCTGCAAGCCTCCATATTTCGGCAATAATTGCGAGAAAG ATCCATGCACAGATAATCCTTGTGAGAATGGTGGATCATGCATGTTGTTGGGTAACTCATTCAAATGTGTCTGCGAGTCACCGTATTTCGGCAATAATTGCGAGAAAG ATCCGTGCACAGATAATCCTTGTGAGAATGGTGGATCATGCATGTTGTTGGGTAACTCATTCAAATGTGTCTGCAAGCCTCCATATTTCGGCAATAATTGCGAGAAAG ATCCTTGCACTACAAATCCTTGCCAAAACGGAGGAATCTGCACACTCTATGGGACATCTTTCCTTTGTCATTGTAGAATCCCTTATTCTGGAGCGCTGTGCGAAAACA TTATATGCAACGACGATGTATGTGTAAATGGAAAATGCGAGACACTTGGACAATATTACAGGTGCAG ATGCGATGCCGGATTTACTGGATTGCGGTGCGAAGACAGAATTCCAACCAAATCAG ATAAACAAGTATTTTGGCAGATTATCCAAACTTCAATCATGTTTTATGTACTCATATTGCTTTCTTTGATATTTGGTCTCCTGTTACTGAAGAAGAAATGA